A segment of the Manis javanica isolate MJ-LG chromosome 10, MJ_LKY, whole genome shotgun sequence genome:
GCGGCATTCACAGGCCTGGCCCCTCTCACTTCTGACGACTCGGAGctcactctccctctctccagccATGATTTCTAGACAGCAGTGTGTCCAAACTGGGCCCCGGGGTTTTAGCTGCAACTCAGCCGTCGTAGGTGGGGGCAAAAGGTCTGCTTTCAGCACAGTCTCCTGGTCTGGGGGCCCGGGCCGTTACTCTTCTTCGGGCTTCGGCAGCAAGAACCTCTTTAGCCTTGGGGGAAACAAGAGCATCTCCCTCAGTGTGGCTGGGTCCCGGCAAGGTGCCGGCTTTGGGGCTGCTTGTGGCTTTGGAGCTGGTGGCTTTGGGGCTGGTGGCTTTGGGGCTGGTTTCGGTGCTGGTGGATATGGGGGCTCCTTCAGTGGAATGGGTGGTCCTGGCTTCTCTGTGTGCCCTGCTGGGGGGATCCAACAGGTCACCATCAACAGCAGCCTGCTGACCCCACTCCGAGTGGAGATTGACCCCAATATCCAGAAGGTCCGGACTGCGGAGTGGGAGCAGATCAAGACCCTCAACAACAAGTTTGCCTCTTTCATCGACAAGGTGAGCTGTGTCCTTGGCCAGACAAGAGGTCAGGGCTCCTGAGTCTTGAGATCTTAGACCCGGGCCTGATACAGGCATTGGAAGGCACGGAATATCTCTGGGCCTCCACTTCCCAGCTGCTAAAGAGGAGTCATCGCTCTGTGTCTTTCTGTTTTGTCCCATGGCTGCTAGGAAGATGGGCTGCTCAAAGCAGTTCAGTATTTGGATCGTCCTGGAAGTGCTGAGTGATACTGGACAAGTCGTTCTGCTTTTCTGGGTCCAGTCaccacagctatacattatttctctcctttttcataGATTTTGGTTTTGGAAATAACATggttaataatttaataattaactAGTAATGAATTACAGTTAATGTAACAATTTAACTATTGGCACATGTGTTGTTGGTGCAGAAGGAAACCAAACTGGTTTCCTAAACTAAGAGACCAAGCACAATGGCAGATTCTAAGTCCCTGCAGGACCCTAGAAGGTCATCTTTCATCACCCTGACTTGGGACAACATTGGTCATTTCTGAGTCTTTTTGAAGAGGGGATGggtccctccttttccttttgtaatcCAACTTCTTTTTTCATGCAAGGTCTAGAAATTCAGGTCTTTAAGCTCAGTTACAGCCGAGTTTGATGGATGATGGCAAGCAGAGCAGGAGCCCAGAGAGCTGAGTCATACAAAGATGAATGACTGAACAGGAAGTGTGCAGCACACTCGGTCAAGGATGCCCTGGCTCACTGTGCATTGAAGTCTTAGTCATCTTAGATGTATGGGGAAAGAATGAACAATCTTCAAGAAGACTGAGTGggaatatttgttctttttgctAGTTTGAATAAACCCATAGTAGCTTAAAGAGGCTTTGCTGTAACTCAAGGACATACAGGTGCGAAAGCGAGGCCAAGGGTTTGGTTCTTCCTTGTCCCATTCCCCTTCTCTCATCAAACTAGGATCAGTCACCCTTACCTGCTTTCCTTTTATTCTGAATCACATAACGAGGGAATGTCATGCTAAGCTGCTACCTTGGTTTATTTGGCTAGATCTCTTCGTAACGAGAGGGAAACTTCAGGGAAGTACCCTTGCAGGAGTGAATCTAGCTGAGACTCAGAATGTCTAGGGCCTTGATCTTATAAATTCATACTCAGTTGTGCCCAGATTTACAGGGCTGCACTGGGTCCATTTCTAAGTAagcttattaaaaaaaacttcagtgaATGTATCATTCCTTTGCCTTGGGCCAGGGTCACTTTGAATGCGATAGCTCCCGGACTGTGGTCGATTCtcctaattttgttttattttattatttcataaaagTTCAATGTTCTTCTCAGCAActcctcccagggcctctggTCCTGTGGCTAGGCAGTTGTTATTCCAGCATGGTCAGGCCCTGCTGCTCTGGCTGTGCTTTCTTCTCCATAACACACATGGCCCATTGGCTGCTGTGCAGTGGGGCCACCATGTTGTCCTCAGTGGCTGGTGCCTGGAACTGAGACATGGTGGCCTTGTTTGGGTGGCTCTTGGCCACCTGGTTGGCTTGGATTGATCGGGTTGGTGTTGGCCTTGGCCAGTCTTCCTGCCAGAGCTTCAGGCCCTCATCAGTTGGTtggtatcttttaaaaacataggtGCGGTTCTTAGAGCAACAGAATAAAGTCCTAGAGACCAAGTGGAAACTGCTCCAGCAACAGACGACCACCACGACTGGCAAAAACCTCGACTCCATCTTTGAGACTTACATCAGTGTCCTGAGGAAGCAGTTGGATACTCTGGTCAATGACAAAGGACGCCTGCAGTCTGAGCTGAAGATCATGCAGGATAGCGTGGAGGAATTCAAGACCAAGTATGTGGAGAGGCTGGAGGGGATCCCACCCAATCTGCTCAGCCATGCCCCAGCCTCCCTGGGCTCCTCTTCAGTCATTTAAAATCTCAGGCTCTGAAGAGATCCCAGGGCGGGTCAGGAAGTTCCTCTAGTTGGTTCCCCTGCATCTGTATGGTTACTTTTTAATGAGGTTTAGCAACCCTAGGTTGCCCCAAACAGAAAATGAATGATACATTCAGGGATCTGGGTCTGTCATATATAAGCAAGATCAGAAACCAAACAGATGAAAAGTAGTATAGCATGGTCAGAAGAATATAGGTTGTAGAGACAGATGGATGTGACTTGAAAACGGATTCCTccattcactagctgtgtgatcttggacaacttgcagttttcttcatctttaaaatgggattaATAGTCCTATCTTTTAAGTTGTGAGAATTAGATGAGAAAGAGGAAGCAGGTAGCATACAGGTAGCATAATGCTGAACATAGAATGAATGTTCAGTGCGTAGGAGCTCTTATTGTGCTCATGATGGGATGCAGCCAAGAAAATATCAACCCTGTTTCTCAATTCACTCTCACACCAAACAAAGAGAGCTGGAGTGTCAGCAGCACTCCTGAGAATGTAATCCACCACCAGCCAAAAGGACAGCCCTTCTGTGGAAATCACATCAATCAGATCGTTCCTGGTTCTCCTCATATCTCATCTCTTGAAAAAGAGTCTTGTTAGAGTTTGTTTTTCACTTCTTGGAATAAATCAGGGTCTAGACTGGTACCTCATACATGGTAATTACTCAACAAATGTAGATTGAATGGATATCTGTATGAACATGGGGAAATACAACCAATTAGCTGGCTATTTCCAAATAGATGTGTGAAAACCATCAGCAGATATGCGAGAAACAGTAGCTCACTGTGGGgcttttgcttttccttcctgTCCCCACACGCAGGTATGAAAGTGAGATCCACAAGCGCACAGCTGCTGAGAATGAGTTCGTGGTCCTTAAGAAGGTGAGAGAGTAGGGAGGGCAGGGCAGTGCTGTGAGGGTGCCCCTTCCCTCGGGACTGGGCTTCAGCTGGACTCATTGGTTTGGTCCAGCTCTGCCTCATCTCCACCCTACTCAGTACTATCTGATCTATATGGTCGAAGGATCCAATAACTGATGCTAAGGAATTATGGCTGGGAAAAAAAGCCCATCTGGATAATTAACTTCCATGTCTGCAGGTGTCTTTAGGGGCCGAATATGTCAAATGATTAGTCTCTTACCATCTCACCTGGTGCGGAGAAGCCTTTCCTAAATGCTGCTGAGAACACCTCTGTGTGTCACTTAACACCCGTTCTCCCTGGTGTAATTTCTGTGCTTTGCCTCTTACCCTCCCTCTTGTGCAGGATGTTGACGCTGCCTACATGAGCAAGGTGGAGTTGGAGGCCAAGATGGACTCTCTGAATGACGAGATCAACTTCTTGAGGGTCCTCTATGAGGCGGTGAGGACCCCATCGCCCTCCGTGCAGGGAAGGGAATCCCTCATCTATGAGGCTTTTTGTGGCAATTCACAGTTCTTCGAAAGGCCTCCAGTTCCCTTACTTGCTGAATGGGTTCTCAGCAAGGTCATAAAATGGGTTGAAGGGGGAAATTCAACTGGGAGGTTCTTGAAACTAGCTATTGTCTTAGAAGAGGTGATTAGACGTAAAGATTGCATGGGATAGACTTCATTGCTGTTTAGTATTTCTCTGGTGAATATatccattccattctcttctatcCCATATACTAAGCACCCACAGACAGATTGGCTTATGGTTCCCAGGGAACAGAAAAGACTGGAAGCATGCCTTTTCTGTCTTGAGGTGTCACCAATCACTTGATTTCTACATAGAAATGtgaccttccttcccctccctgcacATTGGGAATGCCAGCTCTGCTTCCATCTGAACCTGCGGAATAGCCATTTCCATGACAACAGCAGATTGCTGATGTCAGATATTAGGGAAGACTCTCCATGGGGCCCGATGTGAGACATTTTCCCTGTAGGAGCTGTCCCAGATGCAGAGCCACATCAGTGACACCTCCGTGGTCCTGTCCATGGACAACAACCGCTGTGTGGACCTGGATAGCATCATCGCTGAGGTCCGTGCCCAGTATGAGGAGATTGCCCAGAGGAGCAAGGCTGAGGCCGAGGCTCTGTACCAGACCAAGGTGAGTGTTGGGGATCtctcaggagaggagaggggtgtCTGAGACCGTGTTTTCAATGTCTGTGAGCAGTTGATCACCAGCTTAAACCCAAGAGAAGTCAGAGATGGACTGATTTTCCAGGCATCACTGGAGAAGAGACCCTACCCAAACATCCTGACCCCTGGCTCCCTGTGTTTCCTTGGATATTAGGTCCAGCAGCTCCAGATTACAGTTGACCAACATGGTGACAACCTGAAATGCACCAAGATTGAGATTTCAGAGCTTAACAGGACGATTCAAAGGTTGCGGGCTGAGATCGAGACTGTCAAGAAGCAGGTGGGTTTCTCCACCTTCCAGGTGTGGTACAGGGCCGGGGCCTAAGGCAGATGTCTCCATAGTAGACAAGAAGATAAGGCATCGGGCCAGCTGATCATGAACTTGTCTGCAGGGCACTTGTGGCTCTTTACATAAGCCATACCCAGATCTTTTCAGCAATATCCTAGTTAATATGACATGACAGCCTAGTAAATAAAGTTTCTTGGAAACTCATTTCTGTAAGTAAGAATCGAGTATTTCCATTCCAAGTAAGAAACGTATTTCCCCAGTAAACAAGGCTTCTTAAGGCCTTGTTTCCCATGAGGAAGGCAGAGATCCAGTGCCATGCATTTGCTGCTGGGCTCTCTGCTGCACTGATTTTTCCTCATCTCAACTCATCAGTCTGATGGGGAGCACGGGGGACCCTGGCTGGGTGAATGATAGGTATAAGGGTcagggtaggtggggaggagggcagacaGAATGCTGACATCTTAACCCAAGCAAAGTTCACACAGGAGTGAGGACAGGCATAGAGGCCTTAGTAGAAGAACTCTGATGAGTGCCTATCCGATGCTCTGTCTACAGTGCCAGACTCTGCAGGCGTCTGTGGTTGATGCCGAGAAGCGTGGGGAGCTGGCACTCAAAGATGCCAATAGCAAGCTTACAGAGCTGGAGACTGCCCTGCAGAAGGCCAAGGAGGAGCTGGCCAAGATGCTGCGCGACTACCAGGATCTTATGAGTGTGAAGCTGGCCCTGGATGTAGAGATCGCCACCTACCGCAAGCTGCTGGAGGGCGAGGAGAGCCGGTgagggggtgggaaggcagggtgggtgggaactTGACGAAGGGAGAGACCCAGTGCCAGGAGTTTGCACCTCTGCTGGGCCACCTCTTCAGTTCTGCACTGGTGTGTTATGAACCAGGACAGTGTAGATACAGGTTAACAGTCAGGTCTTAGATTTGGCCACTTAAGCTGGGCTAGGTGCTTGAGACCTCCTCATTGAACAAAGCAGGGCTTGGGGCTGTGCTGTGACACACTGCTCTTTCTGCTCCCCACAGAATGTCTGGAGAATGCCAGAGTACCCTGACCATCTGTAAGTAGcttctgccccctgccctggccaTCCTCTCACTCAGCTTGGGGCTGAGGCTCCTGGTTGCTGGCACTGATGGAATAACCATGTCTTTTGTTTCCCCTGCAGCCGTGGTTGGCGGTGGCGTTAGTGCTGGAGGCATTGGTGGAGGATTGGGAAACTGCTCCGGGTTTGGCCTGGGCAGCAGCTTTGGCATCGGCTCTGGAAGTGGCTTTGCACTTGGCAGTGGTGTCAGCGGAATTTCCACCAGCAAGACTGTCTCTACCACCAAGCGGTCACACCGATAGAGGAGATGGGGTCCCTGCAGCCCCTGAGCCCAGCTGGGCTTAACCTGGTGTCCCTGTGCTTCCTTCACCCCCACCTCTACCTGCCCTCACTGGGGTTTATCTTACCAGTGTCACCTCAGTGCCAGGGCATGGATTCTGCCCTCTCAGAGTTTGGTAGCTTCTTCTAGACTTGGGCCTGGTGATCCACCTGGAATGGGAGGGGTGTCAGCTGACTCTTCACCTCCCATGCACAGAGGAGAATACAACCTGGAGCTTCCTCTCCAGAATTATCAGGGACACATGTCCCCTTCCAGCCCAATGCCATCTCCCAGATCCCTGATATCCCTTTACATCAGGACCAAACTCCTCCATTGCTTGGCAGCAACTGGCCCTGCAAGGGCGGGGCAAGAACTGCTGTGTCCCagccaactcctctcctcctctctatcCACCTTCAGGTGAATCTTTAATAAAACGCTTTTGTCATTCCTTTGAGCAATTGTCCTTGTTCCTTGGGGAGAAGTCTCCAGAATTCAGGTGGCAGTGAAGGAAGCTGGGGTCTGAGGGATCTGTCTATATGGATCAAGGCCCTCAGCTAATTTCTCAGGTCTCTATTTCTAAGTTGCCCAGATTATTGAGGGAGAAGTGGAATGCATGGGACCCGAAGGCTGGCAGCAGAACAGGGGCACAGGCTTGAAATGACCAAGTGTGTGAAGATTGTCCCCTGGAGGCCTGCAGAGCAGGATCATTTCAGGGCTGAGCCTGCAGTGGGCCTGGAGGGAAGGGGCGCGAGTCTGGAGGTGTGGTCGGGGGCAGGTATAATGAGAGGCCATCAAGGGGTCTACACTGAATATAGAGCTAGAGGCTGTGGAGTTCATGGAGAGTTTGTATTCAGCATCTAGCCAGGCCTCCCTATTTTCACAAAACTCCATGCATGCGGCTAAGTCCCACTGGGCCAGCAAAGCTTTTAGAACTTTGTTCTAAGAATCAACAGGGTCACGATTGTTGGGATGAGGAGTGAAAGCATGTTATCCTCCCAGAGCTCTGGTGCTGTGCTCGCTTCCTCACCTCAGGCGATTACATCTGGGTTAGGACTATGTTCCCCTActagtgggagggagggaggtgaggcAGGTCTTCTGGAGAATAAAGGGTGGAGATGCCAGTTTGGGGCCCCGTCCTGGAGATTCTGGTTGGCAAAATGCGGAATGGGGTGACAGTTGGAGGTGGGGGTGTGAACACAGCCTTTGTGGACACACTGCTTCCATATGGGACCAATTCCAAGATACTGGAGCAGCTCAGTCACCCCTTCTCCGGAGGAAGATTGTGCAGCTCCCCACGCAGTGGGCCCTAAGTCCCTCCCGCTGTACAGGCAAAGCACACGCATTCCCTTGGCCACCCACCTGATGCCGCCTGCCCTGGGCTGCCAGGGAGTTCACTCAGACTCCAATCCCTCAAGCACAGTTCCCACAGGCACCCACTGTGTGCAGACAGGAGGGCACATGGCTGCCCAAGGCCCAGCCCACAGGGGGTGAGGGGGCAGACCTGGAGGCAGGCTCAAGGCAGCATGGGCAGGGCAGTGAAAATTAATCTCAGGGCTGTGCCTCCGGGCAGGAGCAGCTGTTCCCTGAATGGATGGTTGGGCCCTTCACAATCTCCACCCTCCTCTCCTCATTGTCTTGAGGCTCCGCCCCTGGGTCAGAGGAGGAAGTCTTTGACTCCTTCCCATCACTGTACCCCTCCCCTGGGAAAATGCTGACTTGGCTCTTTTCTGAGTTTCTGAGGCGGGGAGCTGGGAAAGGACAGCTCAAGTGCACCCACTAGGATGCTGCAGCTCACGCCGGGCCACACAGGGAGGCCAGGCAAGGTGATGAATGTGTCATGACCTCTGAATAAGTGAAGCGTGAGAGTAGCCAGCCTGAGTGGCACTGCTGGGTCTCCAGGGCCTCTTCTGTGGAATTTAATGATTTACCCAGCAAAGTCAGGTTGTAAATTGTATGTGTGCTTATGTATCATAGAATGTACATGTTTGTATCTGTAGGCAATGGGTGTAATGTTTTTTATCTAAATAAGAAGACTCCTGTTTTACATGACAGGAAAAACATTCTTGTTGGCCTCTATTTCCAGAAGAGTCCAGGGGAGTGAATCCTGGATGAAGTCCAGAGGTTGGGAGCTGGCTGGCTAGTCAAACCCATGGTTTCCTGGTTGACTTTGGGTCAAAGTAAAATAGTTCTTGCATCCGCAGTTTTTTTAACTTGAAGTGTGGATTTGATTCTCAAGAATTCAAAGAAGCTAGATGAACTAGAAGGAGGTCTTCTGGAGAAaggattttaatttccatttgccACTCACCTATCTATCATCCATCTTTCTGcccacctaccctcccacccATTCATTAGCCTCTGAATCTTTAAGGGCAGGGaccatgctttattctttttgaaatttcGAGACCTCTGTGCTTGtcacatagtagatgttcaacAAGTGTTGGTtgactgaatgaacaaatgttcATTGAGTGCTTAGTCTGTTCTAGGCAATGTTCTAGTAAGAATTAGCCTCTGCTCTAGATGATAATTTTCAATCTAGATGATAACATCGAGATAGAAACATCCACATAAATAACTTGGTAAACTTTTAGACAGATAAATGCTCTTGAGAAGTTACAAACAAAGACTATAGGAATCCGGAGGAGGGTGAAATTACTTTTAGTTTTGGGTGAGGGGTTGGCTATCACAGGAGGCTTCATACAGGAGGTGGCATTTAAGTGGACTCTGGAAGGACAGGTAGGCCTGGTTGCtagaactggggtgggggaagtgatCTGGCAGAGGGCAGAACTCTAATCTCCTCTTAGAGGAAGTCCTTTCTTCCAGGGAGTCTCCCTGGAGGGGCCGCACCCTCTCGGCTCAGCCTGTTGCTCTGTCTCCCTTCCGCCTCCTCAGGCCTCGTTCTGATCACTCTCCCTGCTGAGCAGGGTCCTGAGGAGCTGCAGCATTTTCTTCATCAGACTGGGAGCTCCTGTGCCTGCAAATTCACTGCCTAAGAGCTTCAGCTCAATAAGCATTACAGCAGGGTCCTGGCCTTCAGGAGGACGCAGTTTAATGTGAATATGTGTGGGTGAATATGGGATCGTTGGGGAGGCAGACACACTCAGTACAGATTTTCCAAACTTTCAAGAGACTGTTAAGAGCAATGGTAGGTGCAACCACCGAAGCTCTGGAAGCACAGAGGAGAAACATTAACTTATCCCTGTGGATTCAAGGAAAGCTCCGTGGAGGAGATGGCACCTGAGATAAGTCTTAAAGCCTGAGAAGGAGTCAGCCAGGTGAAAGGGGTGTGAACCTGGTGTTGAGTGATGGGCACAGGGGAAAAGGGTGCTCTAGACGGCAAGGATGCCGGAATAAAGACAAGGCAGTGTGATGTGACACGGTATGTGTATGAACCAAACGCAGTTTGGCGTCACTCCAGATTAAGGGTGGGGCCTGGTGGGAAGTGCAGGTTGGAGAGGAAGTTTGAAGCCAGGCTGCGGACCACCATGCTTGGCCCATTGTCCAATGTGTTTGGGGCTTGGGCTTTGTGTTCCAAGAGTAGACAAGCTCAGAGCAAGGTGTGTCTGAGAAAACAAGCTCTGAAAGAGATGAAAAGGGAATTCTCGGCCACCTACTTTCAGGGTGTGGCCTTTGGACCCATGATGCGCTTTGGACTCATGTCTGGGACCTGCCACATCTGTGCTTCACTCCCCTTCCACGTGCTATAATGCTAAGCCTTGCAACTGCTCCACCTCCTTTCCCACTCTTGTTTTCTGTGAGGAAATGTCCCAGGGCCTAAGAGGTTTGTCTTTTGTCTCCTGGTAGAATCATCTTACCCACAATGGTATCCATTCCTTCAATATTTGTTGCACACCTTCCATATGCTAGGGGCTGGGAATCATGATCTCTAAATCTCCTTAGGTTACTCACACAGTATCCCATCTTGTTTCCTACCACGATCACACTCTGCTTTATGTTCAACTGGATTCCCTCAAGTTCTGCAGTGGAGAGAGTGTCATCTATGCTGTCCAATTCATtgcatggaaaaataaattcaaatttcttTTCAACTTTCCCTTCCCCAGGTTAAATGATCACTTAACAATTTTTTCCTCCTcccctttgctttttgttttaagtaaCTTATTTAATAGCTTCTTAGGTTTATTTTGGAATCCCTCAGTGAGGACAAGGGGTGATTTCTGCTCTATACAACCTCCAGTTTGAGGAGGTCCACCAGACAAACAGTTCAGCACAAACATGGTGGAGAGCTCTTATCACACAGAGAAATCTTACATTAATACAAAGTTATTCAGGGTGGCCCGCCCTTCAGTTTGTCCTGTTTATCTTCTCTGAGAGGGTTTTGTGGCTGCTGTTCCTTCACTTTATCCTTACAGCCGGACAGGGACGTGAGTTGTTTATAAGCAGAAGGCAAGTTTCTGTCCTGGAAGGTAAGGGAGAGGGAATGGGTCACAACATGTTTTCCTCTTGATCTCTATAATCTGTCCTCTACACTCATCCGTTTAGTAGTCGTCTCATGTCTCACCTTGGTTGAAACCCTTCAGTGGCTTTGCCTCTCAGAGTAAAAGCCTGTCTTATTCAGCGTCTCAAAGTCTTGTGTGATCTGTCTCCCAGCTCTCTCAGACCTCACCTGGGCTGCTTCTATTCCTCCCCCAGTGTGCTTCAGCTGTGCTGGCACCATGCTGTTCCCCAGACACTCCTCAcactctgcctcagggcctttgcacttgagGTTACCTCTGCCCAGGCCACCTTTACCCAGATGTCTGCAGGCCTTGCTCCTTCACTCATTCAGATATCTGCTCAGGTCCACTTAGACCTCCCTCCTTGTTATGTCTACCCCCTCTTCCTGCTGCATTTATTTCATGACATCTTTCACTGCCTGACCtgacttgtatttctttattgtctATCTCATACTGGCATGAGCTCTAGAAGAGCagggggtttatctgttttgttcactattgCATTCCTGGTGCCTAGAAAGTACTTGGTTAGTACTATTTGTTACATGAATTGGGAGAGCCAGGGCAGGCTGATCAGGGCTGGTGTTTTGCATCTGTGGAAGAGGGAGGACATTAAGTCAAGAATATGATGAAGAAAATGGGGTGTTTGGGTTGTCACTGGATCAATTCATTGAGGAAAACCTGTGATTTTTTCCAGAGCAACAGAAGAGGCCCTATCCTCATGTTAGGACAGAAGCACATCCTAAAGTGACACAAAATGACACATACAAAATAATAGCTAATGTATCCTGAGAACTATGTCTAGGTACCATTCTTAGTGTTTGTAATACA
Coding sequences within it:
- the KRT4 gene encoding keratin, type II cytoskeletal 4; its protein translation is MISRQQCVQTGPRGFSCNSAVVGGGKRSAFSTVSWSGGPGRYSSSGFGSKNLFSLGGNKSISLSVAGSRQGAGFGAACGFGAGGFGAGGFGAGFGAGGYGGSFSGMGGPGFSVCPAGGIQQVTINSSLLTPLRVEIDPNIQKVRTAEWEQIKTLNNKFASFIDKVRFLEQQNKVLETKWKLLQQQTTTTTGKNLDSIFETYISVLRKQLDTLVNDKGRLQSELKIMQDSVEEFKTKYESEIHKRTAAENEFVVLKKDVDAAYMSKVELEAKMDSLNDEINFLRVLYEAELSQMQSHISDTSVVLSMDNNRCVDLDSIIAEVRAQYEEIAQRSKAEAEALYQTKVQQLQITVDQHGDNLKCTKIEISELNRTIQRLRAEIETVKKQCQTLQASVVDAEKRGELALKDANSKLTELETALQKAKEELAKMLRDYQDLMSVKLALDVEIATYRKLLEGEESRMSGECQSTLTISVVGGGVSAGGIGGGLGNCSGFGLGSSFGIGSGSGFALGSGVSGISTSKTVSTTKRSHR